The Vibrio toranzoniae sequence CAATGCGAGCGGTAAGTTCAAGGATTTGCTTTTCCAGTTGGCTAACACGGTCTAGTGCTGGCTCTTCTTGTGTCGCGACTTCAACTTTAGGTACGCGATTCGCACTTTTCCAGCTCTTGATGGTTGTGATTAAAGCAGGCATTGGAACCGATGTACTCATGCGAGCTTTCACTAACGCAACGGTTGGCTCTTTACCTTGTGCTTGCAGTCCTTCAAGCACCGATTTCAACTCTTCAGAAACATCTTTTGTCAGCATGTTGACCTCCATTTTTAGTCTTTGTGCATTTTACTCGCTCCAGCAAATGATAGCGAATCATAAAACAGCCCATAACGTGTGAGAGATCTCTTACAAGCGCTGTGAGATAACACGAATATATTTCTAGAGAGATTGATATGCATATGAGTAAGGTGTTGAATTTTAGTTGTTTTATATAATTAACAACTCAGTTAGATGTGAAATGTGATGAGAATCTATTGTCCGAAATCGTAAATCGCGTAAATTAAACCTTGTCGGAAGGATTCTGACACGGAACAGGAAAGCACCAAGGATTTGGTTATCTTCAGGATGAAGATTTGGTCATTTAGGATTGAGTGATCAAGCATGGAGCGTAGGACATTGTAGGGAGACAGTCAGTTGACAGGAAGTTAGCTGCAACGGAATGACAATGGACACCTTTGGGATTAAAGGGTTGGATTCGCATCAGGACGATGTAAAGGACACCGCTCAGGGAACAAGTTATGTGCGCTAACTAGGATTGTTAGCTTTCAGGATGATTGGACACCGCTAGGATGGCGAAGTAAAGGAAAGAGCTGAAGGATTACAGCCACTATTATGGATGATGCATGGAGCATTAATTAGTAGCCGGACTGCTGCGAGTAAGACCCTAGCCCTGACACTTCGGTGTCGGGGCTTTTCTTTTTCTGAGTATCGCTATACAGCGTATTGTGACGTTACATTCGATGGGGCTGTAGCTCAAACCGCATCGAGCGGAAGCCAACCATGGTCAGCTTGCCTTGGTAGCAGTCATCACCTAACGCTGAAAATTCAAATTGGTACACAGTGTGCCAGCGCCAAATCGTGGTCAATTCATGGCGCATCTTAAGCTTATGACCACTGAAAGCGACACTTAGCAACTGTAAGTCTAGTTCTTTACACTTTCTCGCAATGGCAGTTTTCGCAAGCTCTGATTGCCTGCGCTGTTGCCAAAATAAAAAGCAAAAGAAGCACAGCATTAAAATAGCCAATAAGTTATCTATCATTTAATCCATACTTCCTTTTATCTCTTTATTCCTATCGTGATTTGATCTTGTTTTTACGAGTTATTGAGCTTTTGCCGCTTGCTGTAGTTCAACTAAGGCATTAGCAAGCTCAGGCGATGGGTTTGAGCTCAGTAAAGGTAAAAATACCATTCTCAACGTCGGAATCATCACTAAATCTGCAAATAATTGGTTGAACAGGTTTTGGTTGCCCGTTTGTGCGAGACGTAACAAGAATTGCTCAGCAATCGCAGGATCTTGTAGCGCATGCCAGCTGCGACCCGCTAAACCAATTAATACTTCTTGGTGGCTCAAGCGTGGGCTAGCCAGAACTTGGTTAATGATGTTATTCGTGATCCCTTGTTCTGCACCTGAAAGGGCACGAACCAACGCAGACAGCAAGAATAGGTCCGGCTCTTTACTTGTGATCTGACTCTCTGCCATTTCTTGCAAACGTTGCGCGAGCTTGTCATTGATTTGCGTATGTTCAAGTGCCCCCAGTGTGGCGTATAGAGGTTCTGATGGCAGTTTATTGAGCGCTTTGCGAATCGCGACACCGTTTTGCTGGCTACCTAAGCGAGCACACATATCTGTGATGCCTTGCAGGCCAACCGTTTTCCAGTTATCCCAGCCTAGCTCACCAGTGAAGTAATGCTGAGCGTGTTCGTAATATTGGCTCGTCGCGAGGTCTAAACCTGCTCTTACTTGGCTATGGAACACGGCCATTTTGTCTTCAGAAGGCTTAAAGGTATAAGGGTTGTTTGACAGCTTTTGTTGTTGCTCCTCGCTGATCTCGCCGTTCAAACGTGTGCCCATTGCTTCGATAACAAACTTCAGGAAATTACCCACATCACCTTGATGCAACAGGCCTCTTTCATCCAGTTTGAATTTTAGAAACCAAATCCATGGCTGTTTGTGTTCGTTCCAGTAGCTAATGGCTAAGTGAGCTTGTTTTTGAAGTGGAAACGGGTACGGCTGTTTCCCTTGCTCAACATCAGAAAATAAGGTGTTGTCGATCTTCTGAATGCGACGACCTAGGTCGTAGATATCGTATTGGCAACCGCTATTCTTAAGCAACTGAGTGAGCGTGTGAATTGTTTCCATAGCAATAAAGCTCCTAACTTTCTTTCCTCAATAGATGGTACTCTATGCCCCAATTTCAAGGTCACTAGATAAATAACTTGGTGAAAAATGACAGCAGCCACAAAGTTACCTATTTTACTTCAACAATTAGAACAACAAATGCGCCAATGTTCGCTGTGGAGTGATGTTCCACCTTCGGACGAAGCTCTAGGCAGTGTTGAGCCTTTCGCGATTGATTCTCTGCAACCGGAAGAGTGGTTGCAGTGGATCTTTATCGTTAAGATTAACGCAATGATGAATGCACAAATGACTCTACCAAAGGGCTTCGCGATTCATCCTTACTTTGGTGAAGTGTGGAAAAATGAGGCAGGTAAGGCCGAATTGCTAGTGACGATTCAGAGCATTGATGAGGTATGCGCGTAATGTTAGAGATCATTTATCAAGATGAGTATTTTGTCGCGGTGAATAAACCTGCGGGCATGCTAGTGCATCGTTCATGGTTGGATAAGCATGAGACTCAATTTGTGATGCAAACACTGCGTGATCAAATTGGTCAGCATGTATTCCCTCTGCATCGCTTAGACCGCCCAACGTCTGGCGTATTGGTGTTTGCGCTGTCGAGCGAGGTTGCCTCTGAGGTGATGCCAATGTTCGCTAACCATGAGATGCAGAAAACCTATCATGCAATTGTTAGAGGCTGGATAGAGGCGGGTGATACTCTAGACTACGCACTCAAGGTTGAGCTGGATAAGATTGCGGATAAGTTCGCGAAAGAAGACAAAGAAGCGCAAGAGGCGGTGACGGTCTATGAACCGCTAGCAAAAGTAGAAGTGCCATATTCAACGGGGCGTTTTCCAACGAGTCGCTATTGTCTTGTTAAGATGTTGCCAAAGACAGGTCGCAAACATCAGTTGCGCCGTCATATGGCTCACTTAAGACACCCAATCGTGGGCGATACTTCCCATGGTGATGGTAAGCACAACCGACTGTTTCGTGATGACCTCGATTCGCATCGTTTGTTACTGCATGCTTCTGAGTTGCGATTCATTCATCCTTTTACCCAAGAAGAGTTAGTGATGAAGGCTAACCTTGATGAAACGTGGCTAAGGTTGTTTGAAACCTTTGATTGGGATATCAAGTTATTAGATGCTCCAGCTTGAGTGTTCAAATAAAAGATGAATAAAAATAAAGGGTTGATAGGAATATCAACCCTTTTGAACTTCTGTGCTATTGAACGGTGAAGCTTGAGTGTCATAGGCTAACAGCCATTGCGGGGATCATTTTAGCTTTTCTAGATCGGCTTCGATCTCTGAGATCTTACTCGAGACTACTTTCTCTAAGTGGCGTAAGTCAGTCAGAATTTTCTGCTTCACATCCATCTCAGTGGTTGGTGTTGGTTTGGTGATCTTGTTCAGTTCATCAATCACAAGCGTGAGATTACGGTTTATCTCTGTCACTTCTTTGTATTGATTGTTACCACCGCTAACAAGCACACTTTTTACTTGTCTTGGGTATTTAAACTTAACGCTTTTTGCAAACAGTTCGCCTTTCTGTTTACGGAAGTAAATCTTGAGAATATCTTTGTGTGCTTCTTGGCGAAGGGAGTAACGTTCAATCTGCTTAGGTTCGTGGATACCTAAGCCAGTGAGGTTTGGATACATAAGTGACCTCTAGTTTATGAGTGTAGTACTTTTATGTAATTGACTTAATTAATGTAGCAGCCTAACGATAAGCTAGATAGTTGATATCTGGGAATTGATTGTAAGTTGTGGGCAAGATCGCTCTCTATCTTTACCCACGCTCAATAGATTATTGAATCTGATTTCTCGGATTGCTTATTTTTGGGAGCTACATTGAGTTTCTAAGGTGCGAGTTCAGAAACATGTTCCGTTAATCTTTCTCTTAGCGCTTGCTCTTGTTCTTCTGAAAGCCTGCCTCCCGCTTCACTGGTTAGAATAAACAAATCTTCTGCTCGTTCACCTATAGTGGTGATTTTCGCTCCGTGCAAATTGATATCTAGTTCCGCAAAGGTCGCACCTACTTGAGCCAATAATCCTGGAGTGTCTAATGCTTTCAGTTCCATCAAGGAATGTTTTTTACTTTTGGTTGGTAGGAACTCAACTCGAGTTTTTACCTTAAAATGCTGCAAGTTACGTGGTGTACGACGTGTTTTTATCTTAGTAGGACGCCCATCTGATAGAACATGGGTTAAGTGTTTGGCGACCGCTTTATGCCTTGCTTCATCAATGGCCTCACCATGCTGATCTAACACAACGAAGGTATCCAAAACGTGACCATCTTTGCTGAGCATGACTTGAGCGTCGTGAACATTAAAGTTGCGTCTATCGAGTTCTGCAACCACAGTTGCAAAAAGTGCTGCTTGGTCTTTACAGTAAACGAACACCTCAGTACCACCACGAGTCGCTTTTTCGCTGATCAGCACCAAGGGTTGGCTTGGGTCTTCGAGGCGAAGTAGGTGTTCACAGTGCCAAGCGATTTGATTGTGCGTATGACGTAAGAAGTAGTCGGCTTTGAAACGCTGCCAAAGTACTTCAATTTCACGAGCGGTGAAGCCCTCTTTACGCAGCAATGCGGAAGCCATTTGTTGATTGTGACGAATACGGTCTCTGACATCGACCGGGTTTTCTAGACCACGGCGTAGTGCTCTTTGTGTTGAATGAAATAATTCAGCCAATAAAGTGCGTTTCCAACTGTTCCATAGATCTGGATTCGTTGCACAAATGTCGGCGACGGTTAGACAAACCAACAGCTCTAAGGACTCTTCATCGCGCACTTTTTTAGCGAACTCTGTGATCACGTCAGGATCTTGAATATCACGACGTTGAGCGGTGACAGACATCAATAGGTGGTTTTGTACTAACCACGATACTAGCTTGGCTTCTGGTTTAGATAATCCATGCTCAATACAGAAAGAGTAAGCCTCGACGGCACCAATCTCTGAGTGATCTCCGCCACGCCCTTTACCTATATCATGGAAGATAGCCGCAAGAATGAGTAACTCTTTCTTCTGAACGCGTGGATACACTTCGCAGCAAATAGGATGTTTGTCATGGTTCTCAATTTGGCTGAAACGGTTGATGTGCTTGAGAAGACGAATACTGTGTTCATCAACGGTGTAAGCATGGAAAAGGTCAAACTGCATTTGACCAACGATTTGGCTCCACTGCGGTAAGTATGCCGAGAGCACCCCTAAATTATGCATCAGACTAAATGCTTTATGCAGTGCGTTAGGGTGGCGAACCAACGACATGAACTTTTCACGTGCTACAGGAATGGTGTGCAAGAAACGGTTGAGTCGACGGCGTGCAGTACGTAGCTGTCGTAATGTCGGTGGGCTAACCCCTTCGATGGAAGAGTCGTTCGCGATATGGATGAACATATCGAGAATCGTTTCCGGTCGAGCCTGGAATAGGGCGGGCTTGCGCGCTTCGATCAATGTCCCTCGACGTTGGAAATCATTATCGAGAATCTCAGCTTCTTGTGTTTCACCGCCATTGATTATTGCCTGGTCGAACAGTTTAAGCAGCATCTTGTTGAGCTCTGCTACGCGACGAAGGGTTCGATAGAACTCTTTCATCATCATCTCGACACCACGGTTTCCTTCACCGGTATAACCTAGATGTTCAGCGACTTGGGCTTGATGTGCAAACGTGAGGCGATTGTCGTAACGGCGTAATTCAATATGAAGTGCAAAGCGAATGCGCCACAAGAAATCTTGGCACTCGACTAACTCACGATATTCGGCATCGGTAAGAAAGCCATACTTACTCATCTCTAATAAAGAAGTTGCACCAAAGTGTCGACGTGCAACCCAGCTTAGCGTATGGATATCTCTCAAGCCTCCAGGGGTCGATTTAATATCAGGTTCTAGATTGTAAGTGGTGTCATGGTAGCGAGCATGGCGTTCTCTTTGTTCTTGAATCTTGGCTTTATAAAAGTTCTCACTTGGCCAAAAAGAATCGGAATGAATCTTCAATTTCAGTTCTTGAAAAGTGTCTTCACTGCCACACAGTAAACGCGACTCTTGTAGATTGGTTGCAACCGTTAAATCGTCGATACCAATCTCGATACACTCTGAAACTGTTCGTACTGCATGGCCGACTTCGAGTTTCAAATCCCAAAGTAGGGTGATGAATTGACTGACTTTTTCACCAAATGCATTTGGTAGTGTCTTTTGCGAGACGACTAAGATATCAATGTCGGATAAAGGGTGTAGTTCACCACGGCCATAACCACCTACCGCTACGAGTGATATATGTGGGAGTTTATTGAATCCGAAATGTTCCCACAATCGATTAAGGAGCAAGTCCATGTACTCGGATCGTAAGAATACCAAGTCGGTGACTGGGTGATGATTTAGAAATTCATTTTTTTGAAACTGTGTGAAAATTTCGAGCTGATTTTTCAATTCGCAGATTTCAATTTGTTCGTCATTGAACGTAAGAGGGCATTGATAAGGCATAGTCTGCTATCCGTGCAAGCAAATGAGAATAGTAAACAATTTAACAGAAGCTGATGGAAAATCGAAATTGAGCGGATAAAAAAATATCCTCGACAACGCGAGGATATTTTTAAAAGGCTGGTGCGCTCGGTTTGATGAGCTAAGCGTTTTTCATGATACGTGGAATGGTATCATCGCTGCGTAGTGTTAGTACTTCACAGCCAGTATCGGTAACAACGAGAGTGTGTTCCCACTGAGCAGAGTTCTTGCTGTCTGCCGTATAAACTGTCCAGCTATCTTCGTCATCTAGGCGGCAACCAAACTTACCCGCATTGATCATAGGCTCGATAGTGAAACACATCCCCGCTTTTAGCACGGTACGGTCGTTGTTTTTGTAGTGAACCACTTGTGGATCTTCGTGGAACTCAGAACCAATGCCGTGGCCGCAGTAATCTTTTACGATCGAGAACTTAGCGCGTGGGTTATTCTTATTGTTTGTTTTGATGTACTTCTCGATCGCCGTACCGATTTGACCAAGTTGAACTCCAGGCTTAACTTGACGCATGCCTTCGTAAAGGGCTTCTTGAGCAACCATGCATAGGCGTTTGTTTGCCGGTGATACATCACCAACTAAGAACATCTTAGATGTGTCACCATGGTAACCTTGTGGACGAACGCTTAGGTCTGCGTTTTCGTCATCAGGTATGATTACCGTGATATCAACGTTCAGAATGTCGCCATCTTTTAGTACCGCAGGTTTGAATTGACCCGTGCTACCCGTCTCGTCTTGTGATGCTGGAATACCGTGACACACAATGTGGTTGATAGACGTACAGATTGACTTAGGGAAACCGTGGTAATCAAGTGGTGCTGAGTATGCGCCTCTTTCCATTGCGTAGTCGTGACAGATTTGGTTTAGCTCTTCTGTCGTTGTACCTACTTGGATATGAGGTTCGATCATCTCTAGAATTTCAGAAGCCAGCTTACAAGCGACGCGCATTTTTTGAATTTCTTCAGCAGTTTTAATTTTTACAGCCATTGCATATCTCTTAATTGGGTAGCACCTAAGTGTGCATATTTGGGCTATTCTAGCAGTGCAGCATTTTAGCGCAACATTCCCATGCCCATTCAATGCTGGTGGAAACACCCCAAACTAAGTTAATAACGTTCTGTTTGATGATGTTGATGTGAATGGTTTAGGCCGCTATTTATAGGTAAAAACGGATGATAACGTTCATTATAGTCGTTGCCATTCTTAGAATTTTTGCTAGCCACAGATAGACAAAATATGGTATAAAGCGCGCCGGACGTCAGGACTGTTTTCTCCAATTGGCGAAACAAGCTTGTGTCCACTAACTTATTTCTTTAAATCACACACATTCCGACACATGTTCCGGGGTGCCTCAACAACGCAGATAACGGCTGAAAAGTGGTTAGTTGTTAGGGGTCGGATTCATGGGGGATGTGGAGGCCTAACCCCATAGAGGATTTTAAAATGGCAACTGTATCAATGCGCGATATGCTTAAAGCTGGTGTTCACTTCGGTCACCAAACTCGTTACTGGAACCCAAAAATGAAGCCATTCATCTTTGGTGCTCGTAACAAAGTACATATCATCAACCTAGAAAAAACTGTACCAATGTTCAACGACGCTCTAGCTGAAATCGCTAAAGTTGGCGAGAAGAAAGGTAAAGTTCTTTTTGTTGGTACTAAGCGCGCTGCATCTGAAGCTGTTAAAGAAGCTGCTATCAACAGCAACCAGTTCTACGTTAACAACCGCTGGTTAGGCGGTATGCTAACGAACTACAAAACTGTTCGTCAGTCTATTAAGCGTCTGAAAGAACTTGAAGCGCAAGCTCAAGACGGTACTTTCGACAAGCTTACTAAGAAAGAAGCTCTAATGCGTACTCGCGAAATGGAGAAGCTAGAGAAGTCTCTTGGTGGTATCAAGAACATGGGCGGCCTACCAGACGCTCTATTCGTAATCGATGCTGATCACGAACACATCGCAGTTAAAGAAGCAAACAACCTAGGTATCCCAGTTTACGCTATTGTTGATACTAACTCTAACCCAGACGGCGTTGACTTCGTTATCCCAGGTAACGATGATGCAATCCGTGCAGTACAGCTTTACCTAAATGCTGCTGCAGACGCGGTTAAAGAAGGTCGTAACAAAGATGTTGCTGCTGTAGCTGCTGAAAAAGACGGTTTTGTAGAAGCTGAATAATAGCGGCTCTGAGCCATATTTAGTTCACATTAAGTAATCATAATAGATGGCTTGAGGAACTGAATACAGTCAATATCAGGGGCCAATTAATGAGGCCCCTGTTTTTTATCTTTTTTAGAATTTACTGAGGAATAGAGAATGGCAACTGTAACTGCAGCTCTAGTTAAAGAACTTCGTGAACGCACAGCTGCGGGCATGATGGAATGTAAAAAAGCGCTTGTTGCTGCTGAAGGCGACATCGAGCTAGCAATTGAAAACATGCGTAAATCTGGTGCAGCAAAAGCAGCTAAAAAAGCTGGTAACGTTGCGGCTGAAGGCGCAATCATCATCAAAGAAGCAAACGGCGCTGCTGCTCTTCTTGAAGTTAACTGCCAAACTGATTTCGTTGCTAAAGATGCAGGTTTCCTTGCATTCGCTAACGAAGTTGCTGAAGTTGCTCTAGCAGAGCGTCTAGAGATCGCAGATCTTCAAGCTAAATTTGAAGACGCGCGTATCGCACTAGTAACTAAGATCGGTGAAAACATCAACATCCGTCGCGTACAATTCGTTGAAGGTGTTGCTCTAGCTTCTTACCGTCACGGTGAGAAAATCGGTGTTGTTGTTGCTGGTGAAGGCGAAGCTGAAACTCTTAAGCACATTGCAATGCACGTTGCTGCATCACGTCCTGAGTTCCTAAACCCAGAAGACGTACCTGCAGACGTAGTTGAGAAAGAAAAAGCAGTTCAAGTTGAAATCGCTATGAACGAAGGCAAACCAGCTGAAATCGCAGAGAAAATGGTTGTTGGCCGTATGAAGAAATTCACGGGCGAAATCTCTCTAACTGGTCAAGCTTTCATCATGGAGCCTAAGCAAACTGTTGGCGCTATCCTTAAAGAGAAAGGCGCTTCAGTATCTAGCTTCGTACGTCTAGAAGTTGGTGAAGGCATCGAGAAAACTGCTGAAATGAGCTTCGCTGACGAAGTTGCAGCGGTACAAAAAGGTTAATCCTTAGCGTATTGTTTGAAAAAAGACCGTGGCAATTGCTGCGGTCTTTTTATGAATAGTGACTTATTTTTTGCTCGCAATGTTAGCGGTTATGAATGCGAACTGACATCTTCAGTTTTTATCCATGACTGTTAATCACAACTCTTTGGAAGGTAAACTCCATGACTACGAACCCTAAACCAGCGTATCAACGTATTCTGTTAAAACTTAGCGGTGAAGCACTACAAGGCGAAGAAGGTTTTGGTATTGACCCGACGATCTTGGATCGTATGGCTCAAGAAGTAAAAGAATTGGTTGAACTAGGTGTTCAAGTCGGTGTTGTTATCGGTGGCGGTAACCTTTTCCGCGGTGCTGGTCTTGCTGAAGCCGGTATGAATCGCGTTGTTGGTGACCACATGGGTATGCTTGCAACGGTAATGAACGGCCTTGCAATGCGTGACGCTCTACACCGTGCTTATGTGAATGCACGTGTAATGTCAGCAATCCCTCTTAAAGGTGTGTGTGACGACTACAATTGGGCAGACGCAATCAGTCAACTACGTCAAGGTCGTGTTGTGATCTTCTCTGCTGGTACTGGTAACCCATTCTTCACTACGGATTCTGCTGCATGTTTACGTGGTATCGAAATCGAAGCTGACGTCGTTCTAAAAGCGACAAAGGTAGATGGTGTATTTACTGCTGACCCTGTAGCAAACCCAGAAGCAGAGCTGTATGATACGTTGTCTTACAATACAGTTCTTGATAAAGAACTTAAAGTAATGGATTTGGCTGCATTTACGCTAGCACGTGATCACAAAATGCCAATCCGTGTATTTAACATGAATAAACCAGGCGCACTACGTCGCGTGGTTATGGGTGAAACTGAAGGTACATTAATCAGCGACGCTGACTAATTTTTCGGGCTTACTGATGTGTTCTACTTCAGTAAGCTTATCCTTATCACTCCAAATAAAAAGCTTTCTTGAAGAAAGAACATAATCAAGGTGAAATTGTGATTAACGAAATTAAAAAAGACGCTCAAGAGCGCATGGTAAAAAGTGTTGATGCACTAAAAAACAGCCTGCAAAAGATTCGTACGGGTCGTGCTCACCCTAGCTTACTTTCTGGCATTACTGTGGAGTACTACGGTGCACCAACGCCTTTGACTCAAGTCGCGAACGTGATTGCAGAAGATGCGCGAACACTAGCAATTACAGTGTTTGATAAAACACTGACGCCTCTAGTAGAAAAAGCGATCATGACATCTGACCTGGGTTTAAACCCTATGTCAGCTGGTACAGTTATTCGTGTTCCACTTCCACCGCTAACGGAAGAGCGTCGTAAAGACCTCGTGAAAATTGTTCGTGGCGAAGCTGAAGGTGGCCGTGTTGCTATCCGTAATATCCGTCGTGACGCGAATGGCGATCTAAAAGCGCTTCTTAAAGATAAAGAAATCTCTGAAGACGAAGATCGTAAAGCACAAGACGAAATTCAAAAGCTAACTGACGCTGCGGTTAAGAACGTAGATGAAGTTCTAGCCACTAAAGAAAAAGAGTTGATGGAAGTTTAACTTCCCATATTCTTTTCTTTCCGGAAAAACGCTGTACTCACTGTTCAGCGTTTTTTTATGCTACTCTGTTCGACTATTAGAATTTGATTCACTCTTTTATGCATAATTCTCAAGCGTTCACAGACTCTCTTCCTAAACACATTGCTATCATCATGGACGGCAATGGCCGCTGGGCAAAAGCTCAGGGCAAACCTCGCGTCTTTGGCCATAAAAACGGCGTTCAGGCTGTTCGTAAAACCATCTCTTCTGCTGCCAGGCTTGGCATTAAAGCCGTTACTTTATTTGCATTTAGTAGTGAAAACTGGCGTCGTCCTGAAGAAGAAGTCGGAATCTTGATGGAACTGTTTATTTCAGTGCTGTCGAGCGAAGTGAAAAAGCTTCATAAGAATAATCTACAACTTCGTGTTATTGGTGATAAAAGTCGTTTTAATGATCGACTACAAAAGAAGATAGAAGAAGCGGAAGCTTTGACTAGCACTAATACCGGTATGGTTATTAATATTGCGGCTAACTACGGCGGAAAGTGGGATATTCAGCAAGCAATGACCTCTATTGCTCAAAAGGTAAAGTCTGGCAATATTAATGTAGAAGACATTGATGAAGCTATGATTACACAACACCTTACGATGTCTGATATTCCTGAGGTTGATCTACTTATTCGTACCAGTGGTGAGTGCCGCATTAGCAACTTTATGCTTTGGCAGTTGGCTTACGCTGAAATGTATTTCACTGAACAATTCTGGCCAGACTTTAATGAAGACAGCTTAGTTGAAGCTGTGACTTGGTTTGTAAACCGTGAGCGTCGCTTTGGATGCACCGGTGAGCAAATTAAAGCTCTGATGGACAGTTAATAAGGATTTTTTGGTTTGAAACAACGAATTATTACGGCGTTGATTTTGGCTCCCCTAGTTATTCTAGGTATTTTTGAGTTATCACTTCCCACTTTTATTCTTTCACTATCAGTCATTGCGCTGTTGGGTTTTTGGGAGTGGACTCAATTTGTTGAAAGTAAATCGCGTTATTTAGCGTTGATTCCAACAGTTGTTATAAGTGCTGCAAGTTTTGCTTTTATTCCTTTTGATGCATTTAGCCTTAATAACTTATCTAGTGCTCACTACGCCATTCTAACTATTGGCTCGATTTGGTGGGTTATAGCGAGTGGTATGGCAGTGACTTACCCTAAGTCTATGCCTGCATGGAAAGGTTCATTGCTACTCCGTCATGCGTTTGGTGTCCTGACTCTGCTTCCTTTCTTCTGGAGCGTGGTTATCTTGCGTGCTAATGGTATCGATGTTGACCCTTACCATGGTGCAAAACTCGTGATGTTCGTTTGCTTGCTGGTGTGGGCTGCAGACAGTGGTGCTTATTTTGCAGGAAAGAGTTTTGGTAAGCGTAAAATGGCGCCAGCGGTAAGCCCGAATAAGACGATTGAAGGTCTGGTTGGTGGCATTATTACTGCGGTGATCGTGGCTTGGATCTTTGCTGATTTGTTTGACATCCAGTTTACAAGCCCTTTCCACATGATTGTTATTACTCTTGTGACCGTCGTTATCTCTGTGCTTGGTGACCTTGTTGAAAGCATGTTTAAGCGTGTTTCTGGGGTGAAAGACAGCAGTAATCTGATTCCTGGTCATGGTGGTATACTTGATAGAATAGATAGCTTAACGGCTGCATTCCCTGTCTTTGCTCTGCTTTATTTAGCATTCTAATAAAAAGGGCAGTGATTCTGCCCTTTATTACATTTCTACGGTCATATGTGATGCGAAATCTAACTATCCTTGGCGCTACCGGCTCAATTGGTGCAAGTACACTAAAAGTCGTTGAGCAAAACCCAGACCTCTATTCGATTGTGGCATTGGCTGCTGGCTCGAATGTTAAAAAGATGCTGGCACTCGTTGAAAAGTGGCAACCAAGCTATGTTGCTATGGCTTGCCCTGATGCAGCGTCTCTGTTGGTTGAAATGTTGTCTGCGGATTACCCGAACGTGCAAGTGCTTTCAGGAGCTGAAGGCATGTGTCAGGTCGCTTCCCTAGATGAAGTGGATACAGTAATGGCTGCGATTGTTGGTGCGGCGGGATTACTTCCTACGATGTCTGCGGTTGAAGCGGGTAAGCGTATTTTACTGGCTAACAAAGA is a genomic window containing:
- the map gene encoding type I methionyl aminopeptidase, which produces MAVKIKTAEEIQKMRVACKLASEILEMIEPHIQVGTTTEELNQICHDYAMERGAYSAPLDYHGFPKSICTSINHIVCHGIPASQDETGSTGQFKPAVLKDGDILNVDITVIIPDDENADLSVRPQGYHGDTSKMFLVGDVSPANKRLCMVAQEALYEGMRQVKPGVQLGQIGTAIEKYIKTNNKNNPRAKFSIVKDYCGHGIGSEFHEDPQVVHYKNNDRTVLKAGMCFTIEPMINAGKFGCRLDDEDSWTVYTADSKNSAQWEHTLVVTDTGCEVLTLRSDDTIPRIMKNA
- the rpsB gene encoding 30S ribosomal protein S2 gives rise to the protein MATVSMRDMLKAGVHFGHQTRYWNPKMKPFIFGARNKVHIINLEKTVPMFNDALAEIAKVGEKKGKVLFVGTKRAASEAVKEAAINSNQFYVNNRWLGGMLTNYKTVRQSIKRLKELEAQAQDGTFDKLTKKEALMRTREMEKLEKSLGGIKNMGGLPDALFVIDADHEHIAVKEANNLGIPVYAIVDTNSNPDGVDFVIPGNDDAIRAVQLYLNAAADAVKEGRNKDVAAVAAEKDGFVEAE
- the tsf gene encoding translation elongation factor Ts gives rise to the protein MATVTAALVKELRERTAAGMMECKKALVAAEGDIELAIENMRKSGAAKAAKKAGNVAAEGAIIIKEANGAAALLEVNCQTDFVAKDAGFLAFANEVAEVALAERLEIADLQAKFEDARIALVTKIGENINIRRVQFVEGVALASYRHGEKIGVVVAGEGEAETLKHIAMHVAASRPEFLNPEDVPADVVEKEKAVQVEIAMNEGKPAEIAEKMVVGRMKKFTGEISLTGQAFIMEPKQTVGAILKEKGASVSSFVRLEVGEGIEKTAEMSFADEVAAVQKG
- the pyrH gene encoding UMP kinase; the encoded protein is MTTNPKPAYQRILLKLSGEALQGEEGFGIDPTILDRMAQEVKELVELGVQVGVVIGGGNLFRGAGLAEAGMNRVVGDHMGMLATVMNGLAMRDALHRAYVNARVMSAIPLKGVCDDYNWADAISQLRQGRVVIFSAGTGNPFFTTDSAACLRGIEIEADVVLKATKVDGVFTADPVANPEAELYDTLSYNTVLDKELKVMDLAAFTLARDHKMPIRVFNMNKPGALRRVVMGETEGTLISDAD
- the frr gene encoding ribosome recycling factor encodes the protein MINEIKKDAQERMVKSVDALKNSLQKIRTGRAHPSLLSGITVEYYGAPTPLTQVANVIAEDARTLAITVFDKTLTPLVEKAIMTSDLGLNPMSAGTVIRVPLPPLTEERRKDLVKIVRGEAEGGRVAIRNIRRDANGDLKALLKDKEISEDEDRKAQDEIQKLTDAAVKNVDEVLATKEKELMEV
- a CDS encoding isoprenyl transferase yields the protein MHNSQAFTDSLPKHIAIIMDGNGRWAKAQGKPRVFGHKNGVQAVRKTISSAARLGIKAVTLFAFSSENWRRPEEEVGILMELFISVLSSEVKKLHKNNLQLRVIGDKSRFNDRLQKKIEEAEALTSTNTGMVINIAANYGGKWDIQQAMTSIAQKVKSGNINVEDIDEAMITQHLTMSDIPEVDLLIRTSGECRISNFMLWQLAYAEMYFTEQFWPDFNEDSLVEAVTWFVNRERRFGCTGEQIKALMDS
- a CDS encoding phosphatidate cytidylyltransferase, with product MKQRIITALILAPLVILGIFELSLPTFILSLSVIALLGFWEWTQFVESKSRYLALIPTVVISAASFAFIPFDAFSLNNLSSAHYAILTIGSIWWVIASGMAVTYPKSMPAWKGSLLLRHAFGVLTLLPFFWSVVILRANGIDVDPYHGAKLVMFVCLLVWAADSGAYFAGKSFGKRKMAPAVSPNKTIEGLVGGIITAVIVAWIFADLFDIQFTSPFHMIVITLVTVVISVLGDLVESMFKRVSGVKDSSNLIPGHGGILDRIDSLTAAFPVFALLYLAF